One region of Drosophila subobscura isolate 14011-0131.10 chromosome J, UCBerk_Dsub_1.0, whole genome shotgun sequence genomic DNA includes:
- the LOC117894385 gene encoding carbonic anhydrase 2, translating into MWRCNPTSTALGFSLILAYASSGLAQDFGYGGKHGPEHWSEDYNRCSGKQQSPINIDLVNVEEKEYPPLEFFNSMVSPKAIHMTNNGHTVLVRMSFEDGKEPRVRGGPLAEQAPYTGYQFEQFHFHWGENDTVGSEDLIDNHAYPAELHVVLRNLEYPDFESALGKDHGLAVMAFFFQVRREGTESYEEFTEQLAKIGRKGMSVNITNPMPLHSYLSLDLLNYYSYVGSLTTPPCSEDVIWIDFMQPIDITEKQLNAFRQLTANDEHLNNNFRPIQPLNDRKVYRSVLEPMPEFNQSAIPFVDAENTAERRWSYSPAVLLSSCVLAALLKASAFSGF; encoded by the exons ATGTGGCGGTGTAACCCCACTAGTACAGCACTGGGCTTTTCCCTGATCTTGGCCTATG CGTCGTCTGGCCTGGCTCAAGACTTTGGATATGGAGGGAAACATGGTCCCGAGCACTGGAGTGAGGACTACAACCGCTGCAGTGGCAAACAGCAGAGCCCCATAAACATTGATTTGGTCAACGTTGAGGAAAAAGAGTATCCCCCGCTGGAGTTTTTCAACTCCATGGTTTCGCCGAAAGCCATCCACATGACGAACAACGGCCACACGGTGCTAGTGAGGATGAGCTTTGAGGATGGCAAGGAGCCGCGTGTCCGAGGCGGGCCTCTAGCCGAACAGGCACCCTATACCGGCTATCAGTTCGAGcagttccacttccactggGGCGAGAACGATACAGTGGGCAGTgaggatctgatagataaccACGCCTATCCCGCCGAACTACATGTGGTGCTGCGTAATCTAGAGTACCCAGACTTTGAAAGTGCCCTCGGCAAGGATCATGGACTTGCCGTGATGGCATTCTTCTTTCAG gtCAGAAGAGAGGGCACTGAGAGCTACGAGGAGTTTACAGAGCAGCTCGCCAAAATTGGTAGAAAGGGCATGTCGGTTAATATCACCAACCCAATGCCCCTGCACAGTTACCTTTCATTGGACCTACTGAACTACTATAGCTACGTGGGTTCGCTGACAACTCCGCCGTGTAGCGAAGATGTCATCTGGATTGACTTCATGCAGCCGATCGATATAACTGAGAAGCAG CTCAACGCCTTCCGCCAGCTCACGGCCAACGATGAGCACTTGAACAACAATTTCCGACCCATCCAACCGCTCAACGATCGCAAGGTGTACAGGAGTGTGCTTGAGCCGATGCCAGAATTCAACCAGAGCGCTATTCCCTTTGTTGACGCGGAAAATACTGCCGAAAGGAGGTGGTCCTATTCCCCGGCAGTCCTACTAAGCTCCTGTGTCCTTGCGGCGCTGCTTAAGGCCTCGGCTTTCAGTGGCTTTTAA
- the LOC117894614 gene encoding inositol oxygenase, which yields MRILAENHVHLLDPSELMRPEPTFADKNPSKFRDYSVDTTDPLKERVRQTYRQMHLNQTVDFVQGRRNHWLQFNTIQMTIREALEKLNDLVDESDPDLDLPNIIHAFQAAERARAEFPEHDWLHLTALIHDLGKIMAFYGEPQWAVVGDTFAVGCRWGDSIVYRDESFVGNPDGANPSYNTRYGIYKPNCGVDNLLMSWGHDEYMYSVLKHNRTKLPDVACNIIRFHSFYPWHNGGDYKHLEAPKDVETKKWVLIFNRYDLYTKSEVVPDIEALWPYYQTLIDKYLPGVLEF from the exons ATGAGAATCCTGGCGGAG AATCACGTCCATTTGCTGGATCCTTCGGAGCTGATGCGGCCAGAGCCCACGTTTGCCGACAAGAATCCCTCCAAGTTCCGTGACTACAGTGTGGACACCACAGATCCCCTGAAGGAGCGCGTGCGTCAGACCTATCGTCAGATGCATCTGAATCAGACGGTGGACTTCGTCCAGG GTCGCCGGAATCATTGGCTGCAGTTCAATACGATTCAAATGACGATTCGCGAAGCTCTGGAGAAACTAAATGATCTGGTGGATGAATCCGATCCCGATCTGGATCTACCCAACATCATTCACGCCTTCCAGGCGGCTGAGAGGGCACGCGCCGAGTTTCCTGAGCACGACTGGTTGCACCTGACGGCACTCATCCACGATCTGGGAAAGATCATGGCCTTCTACGGGGAGCCGCAGTGGGCTGTTGTCGGTGACACATTCGCTGTGGGCTGCCGTTGGGGAGACAGCATCGTCTATCGGGACGAGAGCTTCGTCGGAAATCCAGACGGGGCCAACCCATCCTACAATACTAGGTATGGCATCTACAAGCCCAACTGCGGCGTGGACAACCTGCTCATGTCCTGGGGCCACGACGAGTACATGTACAGTGTGCTCAAGCACAACAGAACGAAGCTTCCCGACGTGGCATGCAACATAATTCGCTTCCATTCGTTCTATCCTTGGCACAATGGTGGAGACTACAAGCACCTGGAGGCCCCCAAGGATGTGGAGACAAAGAAATGGGTGCTGATTTTTAA TCGCTATGATCTTTACACCAAAAGCGAGGTGGTGCCAGACATCGAGGCTTTGTGGCCTTATTATCAGACTCTGAtcgacaaatatttgccaggaGTCTTGGAATTCTAA
- the LOC117893203 gene encoding esterase-5C has protein sequence MFAAIWIILLSFYWLSSCAIDRDDPLLVDLPNGKLRGRDNIFYYSYESLPFAEPPIGELRFEAPQPYKQQWTDTFNATQPPVTCMQWNQFIFGDNKLAGDEDCLTVSVYKPKNGSRSSFPVVAHMHGGAFMFGEARQNGHENMMREGNLILVKISYRLGPLGFASTGDANLPGNFGLKDQRLALLWIKQNIASFGGEPDNVLVIGHSAGGASVHLQTLREDFSKVARAAISIGGNAVDPWVIQRSARERAFELGRIVGCGQASDSVTLKKCLKSKSASEIVSAVRSFLVFSYVPFTPFGPVVEPPDEPEAFITQHPIDIIKSGMFAQVPWAVSYNTEDGCYNAAVLLEKQASNGRELMVDLNDRWFDWAPYLLFYRDSMSTIKEMDDYSRELRQEYMGDRRFSAESYWDLQRLFTDVLFKNGTKLALDLYRKHGKSPVYAFVYDNPANTGVGQFLAKRTDVHFGTCHGDEYFLIFENLARGPKMRSDEEIISRNFLNMLNDFVLSDNGTMTYGNCVFQDNIGGIQPQLLSITRDGCENLQLQL, from the exons ATGTTTGCTGCGATATGGATTATCCTGCTGAGTTTTTATTGGCTTAGCTCATGCGCCATTGATCGTGATGATCCTTTGCTCGTGGATCTTCCCAATGGAAAGCTACGCGGACGCGATAACATTTTCTATTACAGCTACGAGTCACTTCCATTCGCTGAGCCCCCCATCGGAGAACTCAGATTTGAAGCTCCACAACCGTACAAGCAGCAGTGGACAGACACCTTCAATGCCACACAACCCCCTGTGACGTGCATGCAGTGGAATCAGTTTATCTTCGGAGACAACAAGCTGGCTGGCGATGAGGACTGTCTGACTGTTAGCGTTTATAAACCGAAGAATGGCAGTCGGAGCAGCTTTCCCGTTGTGGCCCACATGCACGGAGGCGCATTCATGTTCGGCGAAGCCAGGCAAAATGGACACGAAAATATGATGCGCGAGGGAAATCTCATTCTCGTGAAGATAAGCTACCGCCTTGGGCCTCTGGGCTTTGCCAGCACTGGTGACGCGAATCTGCCCGGAAACTTTGGCCTGAAGGATCAGCGCCTGGCCTTGCTCTGGATCAAGCAGAACATAGCCAGCTTCGGTGGTGAACCAGATAACGTTCTAGTGATAGGGCACTCAGCAGGCGGTGCTTCCGTTCATCTGCAGACGCTACGTGAGGACTTTAGCAAGGTGGCCAGGGCAGCAATCTCTATCGGAGGAAATGCTGTAGATCCATGGGTGATTCAGAGGAGTGCACGAGAGCGGGCCTTTGAACTCGGCCGTATTGTGGGCTGTGGACAGGCAAGCGACTCTGTGACACTcaagaaatgtttgaagtCCAAGTCCGCCAGTGAAATAGTCTCGGCTGTCCGTAGCTTCCTCGTGTTTTCATATGTGCCGTTTACGCCTTTCGGCCCTGTTGTGGAACCGCCAGATGAACCAGAAGCCTTCATTACCCAACATCCTATCGATATTATTAAGAGCGGGATGTTTGCACAGGTTCCTTGGGCTGTGTCGTACAACACTGAGGATGGTTGTTACAACGCAGCTGTGCTGCTGGAAAAGCAGGCTTCAAACGGCCGAGAATTGATGGTTGACCTCAATGATCGATGGTTTGACTGGGCGCCGTATTTGTTGTTCTACCGTGACTCAATGTCGACCATCAAGGAAATGGACGATTACTCCCGTGAACTGAGGCAGGAGTATATGGGAGATCGCCGATTCAGTGCAGAAAGCTATTGGGACCTGCAACGACTTTTTACTGACGTTCTGTTCAAAAATGGCACGAAGCTGGCATTGGATCTTTATCGCAAACACGGAAAGAGTCCAGTGTATGCGTTTGTCTACGACAATCCTGCCAACACAGGAGTTGGCCAGTTCTTAGCCAAGCGCACTGATGTTCATTTTG GAACGTGCCATGGGGATGAGTATTTCCTGATATTCGAAAACCTCGCACGAGGCCCTAAGATGCGATCCGATGAGGAAATAATTTCACGAAACTTCCTTAATATGTTGAACGACTTTGTTCTCAGCGACAACGGAACTATGACATATGGAAACTGCGTTTTTCAGGATAATATCGGCGGCATCCAACCTCAACTGCTTTCTATAACGCGAGATGGCTGCGAAAACCTCCAACTACAATtataa
- the LOC117894335 gene encoding esterase-5B — MYSTNIRLIFLLGSLWITSSVSDPADPLLVELPSGKLRGRDNGNYYSYESLPYAEPPTGELRFEAPQPYKQQWTDTFDATQPPVWCMQWGQFVEGDNKLAGDEDCLTVSIYKPKNGSRSSFPVVAYIHGGAFMFGGSSENGHDKFMSDGNLILVKISYRLGPLGFASTGDANLPGNFGLKDQRLALLWIKQNIASFGGEPDNILVIGHSAGGASVHLQMLREDFRNVAKAAISFSGNALDPWVVQQGGRGRAFELGRIVGCGQTSDSLTLKKCLKSKSASEIVSAVRSFLVFSYVPFTTFGPVVEPPDAPEAFITQHPIDIIKSGKFAQIPWALSYTTEDGGYNAALLLEKQSSTGQERIEELNDRWFDWAPYLLFYRDSMTTIKDMDDYSRKLRQEYLGDRRFTVESYWDLQRLFTDVLFKNETEKILDLYRKHGKSPVYGFAYDNPANAGIGQALAKRTDINFGTVHGDDYFLIFENVVREFQLRSDEEIISRNFLKMMNDFILSENGTLAFDTCVFQDNVDSSKVQLLSITQNGCENL, encoded by the exons ATGTACTCTACGAATATAAGGTTGATATTCCTGTTGGGCTCTTTATGGATTACCTCGTCCGTCAGTGATCCAGCAGATCCGCTGTTAGTGGAACTCCCAAGTGGCAAGCTACGCGGACGCGATAACGGCAATTACTATAGCTACGAGTCTCTGCCCTATGCTGAGCCCCCGACGGGAGAACTCAGATTTGAAGCTCCGCAACCGTACAAGCAGCAGTGGACGGACACTTTCGATGCCACCCAACCGCCAGTGTGGTGCATGCAATGGGGCCAGTTCGTCGAGGGAGACAACAAGCTTGCTGGCGATGAGGACTGTCTGACTGTTAGCATTTATAAACCGAAGAATGGCAGTCGGAGCAGCTTTCCCGTTGTGGCCTACATACATGGAGGGGCCTTCATGTTCGGCGGCTCCAGTGAGAACGGCCATGATAAGTTTATGAGCGACGGAAATCTCATCCTTGTGAAGATAAGCTACCGCCTTGGGCCTCTGGGCTTTGCCAGCACTGGTGACGCGAATCTGCCCGGAAACTTTGGCCTGAAGGATCAGCGCCTGGCCTTGCTCTGGATCAAGCAGAACATAGCCAGCTTCGGTGGTGAACCAGATAACATTCTAGTGATAGGTCACTCCGCAGGCGGTGCATCCGTTCATCTGCAGATGCTACGTGAGGATTTCAGAAATGTGGCCAAGGCAGCAATCTCATTCAGTGGAAATGCTCTGGACCCCTGGGTGGTTCAGCAAGGTGGTCGCGGACGTGCCTTTGAGTTGGGACGCATTGTGGGCTGTGGACAGACAAGCGACTCTCTGACACTcaagaaatgtttgaagtCCAAGTCCGCCAGTGAAATAGTCTCGGCTGTCCGTAGCTTCCTCGTGTTTTCATATGTTCCGTTTACGACATTCGGTCCTGTTGTGGAACCGCCAGATGCACCAGAAGCTTTCATTACCCAACATCCTATCGATATTATTAAGAGCGGGAAGTTTGCACAAATTCCTTGGGCTTTGTCTTATACCACGGAGGATGGAGGCTACAACGCCGCTCTTCTACTTGAAAAACAGTCGTCTACTGGGCAGGAGCGGATTGAGGAGCTTAACGATCGGTGGTTTGATTGGGCTCCGTATTTGTTATTCTACCGTGACTCAATGACGACTATCAAAGATATGGACGATTACTCCCGTAAACTGAGGCAGGAGTACCTGGGAGATCGCCGATTCACTGTGGAAAGCTATTGGGATCTGCAACGACTTTTTACTGACGTTCTGTTTAAAAATGAAACGGAGAAGATACTGGATCTTTATCGAAAACACGGAAAGAGCCCAGTTTATGGATTTGCCTACGACAATCCCGCCAACGCAGGAATCGGCCAAGCACTGGCAAAGCGCACTGACATTAATTTTG GAACGGTGCATGGTGATGACTATTTCTTGATTTTCGAAAATGTCGTTCGAGAGTTTCAGTTGCGATCAGATGAGGAAATAATTTCAAGGAACTTTCTAAAGATGATGAATGACTTTATACTCAGCGAAAATGGTACTCTTGCGTTTGACACTTGCGTTTTTCAGGATAATGTAGACAGCAGCAAAGTTCAACTGCTCTCTATAACTCAAAATGGGTGCGAAAACCTATAA
- the LOC117894068 gene encoding esterase-5A, which yields MYLVRWLICLIQLWIQLGAAGTVSSIDSLLIEIPNGKLRGRDNGHYYSFESIPYAEPPTGDLRFEAPQPYQQQWTDAFNATQEPALCMQWNQFINGDNKLLGVEDCLTVSVYRPKNSSRNTFPVVTNLHGGAFMFGGPRQYGHENIMREGNVILVTIGYRLGPLGFASTGDANLPGNFGLKDQRLALLWIKQNIASFGGEPENILVIGHSAGGASVHLQMLREDFRNVAKAAISFSGNALDPWVVQQGGRGRAFELGRIVGCGQTSDSLTLKKCLKSKSASEIVSAVRSFLVFSYVPFTTFGPVVEPPDAPEAFITQHPIDIIKSGKFAQIPWALSYTTEDGGYNAALLLEKQSSTGQERIEELNDRWFDWAPYLLFYRDSMTTIKDMDDYSRKLRQEYLGDRRFSMESYWDLQRLFTDVLFKNSVQIAVDLHRKYGKSPVYAFVYDNPAELGVGQILSRRTDVNFGTVHGDDVFLIFNVPFVPATRRPDEQIISRNFIKMLESFALSSNDSLTYGDCVFQNNVGSKRMQLLSITRGGCENKQLDYSV from the exons ATGTACTTGGTGAGATGGCTGATCTGCTTGATACAGCTATGGATACAGTTAGGGGCGGCTGGAACAGTCTCCTCAATAGATTCCTTGCTAATTGAGATACCCAATGGAAAACTACGTGGACGCGATAACGGACACTATTACAGTTTTGAGTCAATTCCGTATGCTGAGCCCCCTACTGGAGACCTCAGATTTGAAGCTCCGCAACCATACCAGCAACAGTGGACGGACGCATTTAATGCCACCCAAGAACCAGCACTGTGCATGCAATGGAATCAGTTCATTAATGGAGACAATAAGCTACTTGGCGTTGAGGACTGTCTGACCGTAAGCGTGTATAGGCCGAAAAATAGCAGTCGGAATACCTTTCCAGTAGTGACCAATTTACATGGGGGCGCCTTCATGTTCGGCGGACCCAGACAATACGGACACGAAAACATTATGCGCGAAGGAAATGTCATACTCGTAACAATAGGCTACCGCCTTGGGCCTCTGGGCTTTGCCAGCACTGGTGACGCGAATCTGCCCGGAAACTTTGGCCTGAAGGATCAGCGCCTGGCCTTGCTCTGGATCAAGCAGAACATAGCCAGCTTCGGTGGTGAACCAGAAAACATTCTAGTGATAGGTCACTCCGCAGGCGGTGCATCCGTTCATCTGCAGATGCTACGTGAGGATTTCAGAAATGTGGCCAAGGCAGCAATCTCATTCAGTGGAAATGCTCTGGACCCCTGGGTGGTTCAGCAAGGTGGTCGCGGACGTGCCTTTGAGCTGGGACGCATTGTGGGCTGTGGACAGACAAGCGACTCTCTGACACTcaagaaatgtttgaagtCCAAGTCGGCCAGTGAAATAGTCTCGGCTGTCCGTAGCTTCCTCGTGTTTTCATATGTTCCGTTTACGACATTCGGTCCTGTTGTGGAACCGCCAGATGCACCAGAAGCTTTCATTACCCAACATCCTATCGATATTATTAAGAGCGGGAAGTTTGCACAAATTCCTTGGGCTTTGTCTTATACCACGGAGGATGGAGGCTACAACGCCGCTCTTCTACTTGAAAAACAGTCGTCTACTGGGCAGGAGCGGATTGAGGAGCTTAACGATCGGTGGTTTGATTGGGCTCCGTATTTGTTGTTCTACCGTGACTCAATGACGACGATCAAAGATATGGACGATTACTCCCGTAAACTGAGGCAGGAGTACCTGGGAGATCGCCGATTCAGCATGGAAAGCTATTGGGATCTGCAACGACTTTTTACTGACGTTCTGTTTAAAAACAGCGTGCAAATTGCTGTGGATTTGCATCGAAAGTACGGAAAGAGTCCAGTGTATGCTTTTGTCTACGACAATCCGGCTGAACTTGGTGTTGGTCAGATTCTTTCTAGACGCACTGATGTAAACTTTG GTACGGTTCACGGCGACGACGTCTTCCTCATATTCAACGTTCCATTCGTGCCAGCAACGCGTCGTCCAGATGAACAAATTATTTCACgcaattttataaaaatgcTGGAGTCTTTTGCTCTTAGCTCAAACGACTCGCTGACATATGGAGACTGCGTTTTCCAGAATAATGTTGGTAGTAAACGAATGCAACTCCTATCAATAACGCGAGGCGGTTGCGAGAACAAGCAGCTTGATTATTCTGTATAG
- the LOC117894069 gene encoding THO complex subunit 6 — protein sequence MKEKDLKRAYNNVLAQVISSSKQYLFAGNLFGDIFVLSLKELDKGAEEPPGKLKIFPQGSTVDINCLQFRRDFLIVGTVGVVYGLQWNEDDEVLSTKRSWEVKIPMQSDAVEVPDVNSLWLSTDTDTLFAGCGDGIIYQISLEDGRIERDYRGHTDYVHSVVGNSNGQIFSGAEDGTVRFWSTKQLEQTSMIEPYTKSQLIRPDWGKWIGSVAVNDDWLLCGGGPRASIFHLRSLESTCVFDFPGRVHVCDFVDDGVFIGGEHNHVQSYTLNGMLQANIPVEHTACYSTVWQTAPIKFMSIAGFSNRLHILKDFRFLDSKIDLYGNVLGEEDKESEEDLEELEAFTCAAAC from the exons atgaaagaaaaagaTCTGAAACGGGCATACAATAATGTGCTGGCGCAGGTTATATCTTCGTCCAAGCAGTACCTGTTTGCTGGCAATCTTTTTGGCGACATATTTGTACTCAG CCTGAAAGAACTGGACAAAGGCGCCGAGGAGCCCCCAGGAAAACTCAAGATCTTCCCGCAAGGAAGTACTGTTGACATCAATTGCTTGCAGTTTCGTCGCGACTTTCTGATAGTCGGAACCGTGGGTGTCGTCTATGGGCTGCAGTGGAACGAAGATGACGAGGTATTAAGTACGAAACGCTCCTGGGAGGTTAAGATTCCGATGCAATCAGATGCCGTGGAAGTTCCGGACGTGAATTCGTTGTGGCTGagcaccgacaccgacaccctGTTCGCTGGTTGTGGAGACGGTATAATTTATCAAATAAGTCTCGAAGATGGGCGAATAGAGCGCGACTATCGCGGGCACACAGATTACGTACACTCTGTGGTTGGCAACTCGAATGGACAAATCTTCTCAGGAGCCGAGGATGGAACAGTTCGATTCTGGAGCACCAAGCAACTAGAACAGACGTCAATGATAGAGCCGTACACAAAATCCCAGCTGATTCGCCCCGATTGGGGAAAATGGATCGGTTCCGTGGCGGTCAATGACGACTGGCTGTTGTGTGGCGGAGGTCCACGAGCGTCGATCTTCCACTTGCGATCCTTGGAGTCCACCTGCGTGTTTGACTTTCCTGgacgtgtgcatgtgtgcgaCTTTGTGGATGACGGCGTGTTTATCGGCGGCGAACACAATCACGTGCAGTCATACACCCTGAATGGAATGCTACAGGCCAATATTCCAGTAGAGCACACTGCCTGCTATTCTACAGTGTGGCAAACGGCACCGATCAAGTTTATGTCCATCGCTGGATTCAGCAACAGACTGCATATCCTGAAAGATTTTCGTTTTCTAGACAGTAAAATCGACTTGTATGGCAATGTTCTGGGAGAGGAAGACAAGGAAAGCGAAGAGGACTTGGAGGAGCTGGAAGCATTCACATGTGCAGCTGCGTGTTAA
- the LOC117894914 gene encoding brachyurin: MAARTMPLLRPTHVLGLGLVLLLMWEPAPSTGYAIGQSKFGKIEKFPYQVMLIGKQLWRKRILCGGTLLDRRWILTAGHCTMGVTHYDVYLGTKSVEDTEQLGGLVIRSNKFIVHEQFNPETAANDIALVKLPMDVAFTTRIQAASLPSRQRHEQYTGMSVVASGWGAMVEMSNSDSMQYTELKVISNEECAQEYDVVTSGVLCAKGLKDETVCTGDSGGPLVLKNTQTVVGITSFGPADGCETNIPGGFTRVTNYLDWIESKTGGLTAPQRVHSNQHYVRPHQTHQEQQQHQHPHQQQQHQHQHPYSDDNLI, translated from the coding sequence ATGGCAGCCAGAACAATGCCTCTCCTCCGTCCCACACACGTACTAGGCCTCGGCTTGGTCCTGCTCCTCATGTGGGAGCCAGCCCCCAGCACAGGCTATGCAATTGGCCAGTCGAAATTCGGAAAGATCGAAAAGTTCCCCTACCAAGTGATGCTGATAGGAAAGCAGCTGTGGCGCAAGCGCATTCTGTGCGGCGGCACATTGCTGGACAGGCGCTGGATACTCACTGCCGGCCACTGCACCATGGGAGTTACCCACTATGATGTGTACCTGGGCACCAAGAGCGTGGAGGACACGGAGCAGTTGGGAGGACTGGTGATTCGTTCAAACAAATTCATTGTGCACGAGCAATTCAATCCGGAGACGGCTGCAAATGACATCGCTCTGGTCAAGCTGCCAATGGATGTGGCATTTACCACTCGTATCCAGGCAGCCTCGTTGCCCAGCAGACAGCGGCATGAACAGTACACGGGCATGAGCGTGGTGGCCAGCGGATGGGGCGCCATGGTAGAGATGTCCAACTCGGACTCGATGCAGTACACAGAGCTTAAAGTGATCTCGAATGAGGAGTGCGCACAGGAATACGATGTGGTTACGTCAGGTGTGTTGTGTGCCAAAGGCCTGAAAGACGAAACCGTGTGCACAGGCGACTCCGGTGGCCCTCTAGTGCTCAAGAACACACAAACCGTTGTGGGCATTACCAGCTTTGGCCCAGCCGATGGCTGCGAAACCAATATTCCCGGAGGCTTCACTCGAGTCACAAACTATTTGGACTGGATTGAGAGTAAGACTGGTGGTCTTACTGCACCACAGCGGGTCCACTCGAATCAGCATTACGTCCGGCCACACCAAACgcatcaggagcagcagcagcaccagcatccgcatcagcagcagcagcatcagcatcagcatccgtATAGTGATGACAATCTCATTTAG